In Porites lutea chromosome 1, jaPorLute2.1, whole genome shotgun sequence, a single genomic region encodes these proteins:
- the LOC140941635 gene encoding diamine oxidase [copper-containing]-like, protein MMQELDRDTSNPMIEKKSSTSSVAPIVKWKVLAIVFILISVVLLITLIVVVTKQRKTKAEPNETKSPDSIRNASVPSCADGMSNPSEPPKSAGVFDDLTVFEITSVRDYLLMQTELNLTRYEEATVNSNYIYLVKLLPPSKNEALAYLDEDGPKPKRKAIAIVFHGATFPPMVREYVISPVTNPNNHKIRNIPGKLRDFVPFNARPFDGSIEGNVLNEAIINTASQALLKLMRESYDGYTYTNCTDKCLSFSYTAPMGFTSKDRYTWIFFMRKVTGEYSHPLDLQLLVDHSGADVRKWKVLKVIYNNQTFDSVDELVNEYNQGTIRKIKIPSPIGEGPLFSSYERRGDPQPVKPMRGPEMYEPDGKRYTVNGRHVNYMSWSFDFRMDSNSGMQIYNIKFNGDRIIYELSLQEAAATYGGYYPNPSWNNFLDGNFRMGMNNFELVRGVDCPNTATFFDLVHMIGAPKPLTFQNAVCVFELNTGMPLRRHYDNNFMGGYRFYGGMANQVLVLRSITAAYNYDYVFDFIFYQNGVIEVKIAASGYIFGSFYDSNTDPYGYTLYEHFTSGTHDHLFNYKVDLDVGGRKNSYETIEIGIENITERWFPYKRRVQKVLKRSVKNTELDATYKFNFDTPKYLNFFNDAEKNRVGVKKGYRIQLGGILKQLYPEDWMMVPMMSWSLYQMAVTKYKENETQSSSTYNMNAPADPQLDFRQYLLDNDSILNEDLVAWVTVGAIHVPHSEDLPNTATAANSVNFFIRPFNYFDEDPSIGSTNALLITPTMQGGQKVERYGTPDGPQCVPKENKLDHNGTYYG, encoded by the exons ATGATGCAAGAGTTAGACAGGGATACTAGCAATCCAATGATCGAGAAAAAGTCCAGTACATCAAGCGTGGCACCGATCGTCAAATGGAAAGTGCTGGCTATTGTCTTTATCTTGATTAGTGTTGTGCTGCTTATTACTTTGATAGTAGTAGTCACAAAGCAGAGAAAAACCAAAGCAGAACCAAATGAAACAAAAAGTCCAGATTCCATAAGAAATGCCTCTGTACCGTCATGCGCAGATGGAATGTCGAATCCTTCAGAGCCACCCAAGTCCGCTGGTGTGTTTGATGACCTTACAGTCTTTGAGATCACCTCCGTAAGAGATTATCTTTTGATGCAAACTGAACTGAACCTCACGAGATATGAAGAAGCCACTGTCAATAGCAACTATATTTATCTTGTAAAGTTGTTGCCTCCCTCTAAAAATGAGGCTCTGGCATATCTGGACGAAGACGGTCCCAAGCCTAAAAGAAAAGCTATCGCGATCGTGTTTCATGGTGCTACATTCCCGCCTATGGTAAGGGAATATGTCATCTCTCCTGTCACTAATCCCAATAACCACAAAATAAGAAACATTCCTGGAAAGCTTAGAGATTTCGTGCCCTTCAATGCTCGTCCTTTCGACGGCTCTATAGAGGGTAACGTTTTGAATGAGGCAATCATAAACACTGCATCTCAAGCTCTCTTAAAGCTAATGCGAGAGAGTTATGATGGCTACACCTACACCAATTGCACTGATAAGTGCCTTTCATTTTCTTACACTGCACCAATGGGTTTTACTAGTAAAGATCGATACACGTGGATTTTTTTCATGCGCAAGGTTACAGGCGAATACAGTCATCCCCTAGACCTTCAGTTGTTAGTTGATCACTCAGGTGCAGATGTCAGAAAATGGAAAGTCTTGAAAGTCATTTACAACAATCAAACGTTTGATTCTGTTGATGAGTTGGTGAACGAGTACAACCAAGGCACCATACGCAAAATCAAGATACCTTCACCTATCGGGGAAGGCCCACTATTTTCAAGCTATGAACGCAGAGGTGACCCCCAACCAGTCAAGCCTATGCGAGGCCCTGAGATGTATGAGCCTGACGGAAAGCGGTACACTGTCAACGGACGCCACGTTAACTACATGTCTTGGTCCTTTGATTTCAGGATGGACTCTAACAGTGGCATGCAAATATACAACATAAAATTCAACGGAGATAGAATCATCTACGAACTCAGCCTCCAAGAAGCCGCGGCCACGTACGGCGGCTACTATCCAAACCCTTCCTGGAACAACTTCCTTGATGGTAACTTTAGAATGGGTATGAACAATTTTGAGTTAGTGCGAGGCGTAGATTGTCCCAATACCGCCACGTTCTTTGACCTAGTGCACATGATCGGGGCCCCAAAGCCGCTGACATTTCAGAACGCTGTCTGCGTGTTCGAGTTGAACACTGGAATGCCCTTGCGACGACATTATGATAACAATTTTATGGGGGGCTATCGGTTTTATGGTGGAATGGCTAACCAGGTTCTCGTTTTACGTTCAATAACCGCAGCTTACAACTATGATTATGTTTTCGACTTCATCTTTTACCAAAATGGTGTCATAGAAGTCAAGATTGCAGCGTCTGGTTATATCTTCGGTTCATTCTACGACTCTAATACTGATCCATACGGGTATACACTTTACGAACATTTCACTAGTGGCACACACGATCATCTTTTCAACTACAAGGTTGACTTAGACGTTGGTGGAAGAAAGAACTCTTATGAGACAATTGAGATCGGAATAGAAAATATCACAGAGCGGTGGTTTCCTTACAAACGGCGCGTCCAAAAGGTTCTAAAGCGCAGCGTCAAAAACACAGAGTTAGACGCCACTTATAAGTTTAACTTTGATACCCCAAAGTATCTGAATTTCTTCAATGATGCAGAGAAGAACAGGGTGGGCGTGAAGAAGGGGTATCGCATACAACTGGGAGGAATACTGAAACAATTGTATCCTGAAGACTGGATGATGGTACCCATGATGAGTTGGTCTCTTTACCAAATGGCTGTCActaaatataaagaaaatgaGACGCAGAGCAGCTCCACCTACAACATGAACGCCCCTGCAGATCCACAG TTAGACTTCCGTCAATATCTTCTGGATAACGACTCCATCTTGAACGAGGATCTAGTTGCCTGGGTGACCGTCGGCGCGATTCATGTGCCACATTCAGAAGATCTTCCTAACACGGCGACAGCTGCCAACTCGGTCAACTTCTTCATCAGACCTTTCAATTACTTTGATGAAGATCCTTCTATTGGATCCACTAATGCCTTGCTGATCACACCTACAATGCAAGGTGGTCAAAAGGTGGAACGTTATGGTACTCCAGATGGTCCGCAATGTGTACCCAAGGAAAACAAACTTGATCATAATGGCACCTACTATGGATAA
- the LOC140933524 gene encoding membrane progestin receptor gamma-A-like, giving the protein MGKKSTALTEKDSMRLLFKDCEMPEGFRERFITSAYRRAYSTPWECVKSLFYINNESFNVWSHIFTTVFFVMRYSTLLALTQTPHLFDPFTLPLFASAIGTFTLYSTSSMAHLFNSISERGYKICFFFDYAAISLYTFTSAQAVFFYTRPTNTNWIIFEIPSVYMSLAATLSFIATYSTCKTGNKVFKYGNLLRTISCLVAWLNCTLPFIVGVTLCSCHANSSTSCVAFSACNSASVGYYFRHAFCTVVAGLMYSTRLPERLLPGRFDLVGNSHHFMHVFVALSTEFGLKLFEFDIKHKRSWRQREGAWADTTADASFINTVGEAVIVMLINAGIALWFSRSLKSKESVHEK; this is encoded by the coding sequence atgggaaaaaagagtACAGCTCTTACTGAAAAAGACAGCATGAGGCTGCTCTTCAAAGACTGTGAAATGCCTGAAGGCTTTCGCGAGCGATTTATTACGTCAGCATACCGACGAGCTTATAGTACACCTTGGGAGTGTGTTAAGAGTTTGTTCTACATTAACAACGAAAGCTTTAACGTTTGGAGTCACATCTTCACCACGGTTTTCTTTGTAATGCGCTATTCGACTCTTCTTGCTCTAACCCAAACGCCTCATCTCTTTGATCCATTTACTTTGCCGCTTTTTGCTTCTGCTATTGGCACGTTTACACTTTATTCCACCAGCTCTATGGCGCATCTTTTCAACTCCATATCTGAACGGGGTTacaaaatttgctttttctttgaCTACGCAGCCATCAGCCTGTATACTTTCACATCGGCTCAGGCCGTGTTCTTTTACACTCGTCCAACAAACACCAACTGGATCATCTTTGAGATACCCTCTGTATACATGTCTTTAGCGGCAACTCTTTCCTTCATCGCGACATACAGCACCTGCAAGACTGGAAACAAAGTATTTAAATACGGTAATCTCCTCCGTACAATCTCCTGTCTTGTAGCTTGGTTGAATTGCACCTTACCATTTATAGTTGGCGTGACACTCTGTAGTTGTCACGCTAATAGTAGCACGTCATGCGTGGCCTTCTCTGCATGCAACAGCGCATCTGTTGGTTACTATTTCCGTCACGCTTTTTGCACTGTTGTAGCAGGTCTTATGTACAGTACCAGGTTACCGGAACGCCTTCTTCCAGGACGATTTGATCTGGTCGGTAACAGTCATCATTTTATGCATGTCTTTGTTGCCTTGAGCACAGAATTTGGCCTCAAACTTTTTGAATTTGATATCAAGCATAAGAGGTCCTGGAGACAGCGGGAAGGCGCATGGGCAGACACAACCGCTGACGCATCTTTCATCAACACCGTTGGCGAAGCTGTGATAGTTATGCTTATCAACGCGGGAATTGCATTGTGGTTTTCCAGGTCTCTCAAGAGCAAGGAAAGTGTACATGAGAAGTAG
- the LOC140931026 gene encoding uncharacterized protein: NDTDAVLLIDASNAFNALNRAAALHNIRILCPIIAIYAINTYRQPARLFVIGGKEIVSAEGTTQGDPLAMGLYALSIQPLITSLQAASSVKQCWFADDASGAGSIMEIRTWWDALSNLGPDFGYFPNDRKCWIIAKPAKEESVRETFKDTSINVTVQGQKHLGAAIGSREYLEEYVSEKVTNWINDIAKLAEFALSQPQACYAAYTFGLKHRWTYFLRTLPDIQDLLEPLEDAISHMLIPAITERKCNQLDRNILALPVRLGGLGLGNPSLEARREYASSVKVTKPLVEQIVSQSHQLPEDSLTKLAQQEVRSERSKELEHRAERIKEMAPRKTQRALDLATEKGSSAWLTVLPLQGLGFDLNKREFRDAVKLRYDWPVEDIPSTCACGEAFTVDHSMICKLGGFITQRHNELRDLEAEFLSMVCSDVEIEPVLQDISGEHLNRGSNKAQDARLDIHARGFWERHRSAFFDVRVCHPNAVSYRDLEPQQIYRIHENEKKRLYSERVLDIEHGTFTPLVFTTTGGMGKECLKYHSRLAQLIAIKKGEQYAKTISWIRTRTSFALLRSALVCLRGSRTRRVPCDIKNVDIDVEVAEGAIKSDY, translated from the coding sequence aatgacactGATGCCGTACTTCTCATCGACGCCTCTAATGCATTCAACGCACTCAACAGAGCAGCTGCACTGCACAACATCCGGATTCTGTGTCCTATAATAGCAATTTACGCTATTAATACCTACAGACAGCCAGCTCGGCTATTTGTCATTGGTGGGAAAGAGATCGTGTCagcagaaggaacaacacaGGGCGATCCGCTTGCTATGGGTCTATATGCTTTAAGCATCCAGCCTTTAATTACGAGTCTACAAGCAGCGTCCAGTGTGAAGCAATGTTGGTTTGCAGATGATGCTAGTGGAGCTGGCTCCATTATGGAAATTAGGACGTGGTGGGATGCTCTTAGCAACCTTGGTccggattttggttattttccgaacgacaggaaatgctggatcatcgcaaaaccagctaaggaagaaagtgtcaggGAAACTTTCAAGGACACGTCCATTAACGTAACagtacaagggcagaaacaccttggggcggcaataggatcaagggagtatttagaggaatatgtcagcgaaaaggtgaccaattggatcaatgacatagctaagttagccgaatttgctctatctcaaccacaagcgtgttacgcagcctacacctttggcttgaaacatcggtggacgtactttttaagaactttgccggacattcaagatctgttagagccattagaagatgcaatatctcatatgctaattcctgcgattactgagcgcaagtgtaatcagctggataggaatattctagcgctgccagttcgcctgggtggcctgggcctgggaaacccgtcccttgaagcaaggcgcgaatatgcttcgtctgtcaaagtaacaaagccccttgttgaacaaattgtatctcagtcacatcagttacctgaagattccctcacaaaactagcacaacaggaagtaagaagtgaaagatcaaaggaactcgaacacagggcagagcgtattaaggagatggcaccaagaaagactcagcgagcgTTGGATCTGGCGACGGAAAAGGGGTCATCggcatggcttacagtgcttcccctccagggTTTGGGCTTTgacctgaataaaagggaattccgtgatgctgtgaaactacgctacgactggccagtggaagatatcccctccacatgtgcttgtggggaagcctttacggttgatcactctatgatttgcaaactaggaggttttattactcaacgccacaacgagctaagagacctcgaagctgaatttctgagtatggtgtgtagcgatgtcgagatcgaaccagtacttcaagacatctccggcgaacatttaaacagaggatctaacaaagctcaggatgcgaggttagatatccacgcgcgtggtttctgggagcgacatcgttcagcattcttcgatgtgagggtctgtcaccctaatgctgtatcgtatagggacctagagccacaacaaatctatcgtatccatgagaacgagaaaaagcgtctctactcagagagagtcctggacatcgagcatggaacatttacacccttggtcttcaccacaactggcggaatgggaaaggagtgcttgaagtatcatagccgtttagcacagctgattgccatcaaaaaaggggagcagtatgccaaaaccatctcatggatcagaaccagaacctcattcgcactcttgagatctgcgttggtttgtcttcgaggctctaggaccagaagagtgccatgtgacattaagaatgttgatatcgacgtcgaagttgctgaaggagccattaaatcggactattga